DNA sequence from the Acidobacteriota bacterium genome:
GGCGTCGCCGGGTTGAAAACAATCTTGAAAGCCGACAAAAATGCTTTTACCGAAGGCGTGACTGAAAAATTACTGACGTATGCTTTGGGGCGAGGTCTGGAACGATACGACCGCCCGACGGTCAAGCAAATTGCCCGTCATGTCGCGGCGAAAGATTACAAGTTTTCCAGTCTGGTGACGGAAATCGTCAACAGCTTGCCATTCCAGTATCGGCGAGGCACAGTTCCTCCGACGGCAAAAGCAAATTGAAGCAACAAACATCTCGAAACAGAAGATAGGACTGAAAATGATCATCACACGCAAACAACTTCCGCGCAGAACGTTTCTGAAAGGCTTGGGAACCGTTATCGCGTTGCCGATGCTGGACGCGATGACACCCGCGCTGGCTGCAACCCCGAAAGCTCCCGTGCGGTTGGCGTTCCTGTACGTTCCGAATGGTGTGGTCAACATTGACTGGTGGCGTCCGCAGGGCGAAGGCCGCAATTTCGAGTTTTCCCGCTTGATGAAACCGCTGGAATCGTTGCGCGAAGACATTTTTGCGTTGTCCGGGTTGGATGATCACAATGGCAATGCCCTGGGCGACGGCCCGGGCGACCACGGCAGAGCGGGCGCTTCATTCCTGTCGGGCGTGCATTGCAAAAAAACTGCTGGCGCGGACATTCAAGCGGGCATTTCCGCCGACCAGTTTGCCGCGCAAGCTCTCGCGTCGCAAACGCGTTTCCCTTCCCTGGAACTCGGTTGCGAAGATTCGCGCACCGTAGGCAATTGCGATTCTGGCTACAGTTGCGCGTATACGAACAGCATTTCCTGGCGCACGCCGACGCAACCCAATCCGCCGGAAATCAATCCGCGCATGGCGTTTGAACGCTTATTCGGAACCGCCGATTTGAGTCTTGCGCCGGAAGTTCGCGCTCGTCGCGCCGCATACCGCAAAAGCATTCTGGATATGGTGCGCGAAGACACACAGAAACTGACCGGCACGCTCGGCACAAACGACAAACGAAAGCTCGACGAATATCTGTTTGCCGTCCGCGAAATCGAACAGCGCATCGAAAAAGCCGAAAAGGAAAACCGCGACATCACACCGCCGTTTGAAAAACCCGCGGGCATTCCAACGACCTTTCAGGAATACGTCAAACTGATGTGCGACATTCAGATGGTCGCGTTCCAAACCGATCTGACGCGTGTTTCGACGCTGATGTTCGCCCGCGAAGGCAGCATGCGCGTGTATCCCGAAATTGGCATCAACGATCCGCATCATCCGCTGACGCATCATCGCGGCATCGCCGAATGGATTGAAAAGGTTGCGGTGATCAACACCTACCACGTGAAGTTGCTGGCCGAATATCTGCAACGATTGAAAGACACCAAAGAAGGCGATGGCAATTTGCTGGACAATTCGATGATTGTGTACGGCGCAGGCATCAGCGATGGCAATAAACACAACCACGAAGATTTGCCGATCATTCTGGCCGGTCGCGGCGGCGGAGCGTTCAAACCCGGACGCCACATCTTTTTCAAACCCGGCGTGCCGATGACGAATTTGTATCTGACTTTGCTGGATCGAATGGGCGTGCATCCCGAAAAGATCGGCGACAGCACAGGCAAGTTCGACCATCTGAGCGATCTAAATCGGGCAGCGTAATTTCGGTTCGAATTGAAACCACAGAAAGCACAAAAGACACAAAAAGCAGTTTGCTTTATTTTGTGTCTTTTGTGCTTTCTGTGGTTGGCATTTTTCCTGCGTTGATTCAAGTTCCTCTTCTCAAACACCATGAAAAGCCTCAAGTTGTTTTCGTTCCTATTCTGCCTGTTGGCTGTAATGGCCGCAGTGGTTTCCGCTGCGGAGTTACAAGCCGGAACTGCCCGCGTCGAAATCACTCCGCCAGTTGGCTTCCCGATGGGTGGTTACGCGGCTCGACAGGGACCGTCAACTGGAGTTCACGATCCGCTGTTTGCCACCGTGTTGCTGCTGAAAGCCGACGGCGGAACCGTGGCGATTGTCAGTTGCGATTTGCGTTCGTTTCCTTCCGAACGAATTGTAAGCCTGGCGCGCGAACGCAAATTGGCCGATCACGTGTTGATCGCCGTCACGCACAACCATTCCGGCCCAATGACTTGGGAAGACAAAAGTTGGCCCAAACCCAACGCTTCATGGTTCGCCGAAACCGAAGACAAAATTCTGAACGCCATTGAAGATGCTTCGAAGAAATTCTTTCCGGCTCGCATTGCCGCAGGCTCTGGCGAAATCTACCTGGGGCACAATCGCCGCAAAGTCGGCGCCGATGGCAAAGTCACAATGTTCTGGCGCAACGCCGAACGACTTCCGACTTCACCGATTGATCCCACTGTCGGCGTGATTCGCGTGGACGACGAAACCGGCACCCCCCGCGCAGTAATCGTCAATTATGCTTGCCACGCGGTCGTTCTGGGACCGGACAATCGCCAGATTTCAGCGGATTATCC
Encoded proteins:
- a CDS encoding neutral/alkaline non-lysosomal ceramidase N-terminal domain-containing protein, with protein sequence MKSLKLFSFLFCLLAVMAAVVSAAELQAGTARVEITPPVGFPMGGYAARQGPSTGVHDPLFATVLLLKADGGTVAIVSCDLRSFPSERIVSLARERKLADHVLIAVTHNHSGPMTWEDKSWPKPNASWFAETEDKILNAIEDASKKFFPARIAAGSGEIYLGHNRRKVGADGKVTMFWRNAERLPTSPIDPTVGVIRVDDETGTPRAVIVNYACHAVVLGPDNRQISADYPGYLRQRIERELPGTLCLFTQGGAGDINPYLDKQPVAENGFGEAEKMGNALAEESLKVVRKLKPAANPSAKLHAIAEVKEFRDRWDATKTIKAGLTTLLINNNIAIATMPGEPFVDFQIALRDKSEIANTFLFGYAYSAGGEWIGYVPTLKAATEGGYGAGYNTRIEVGAGEAMIDRAIVNLYTLMGKLKTSPSF
- a CDS encoding DUF1552 domain-containing protein, with the translated sequence MIITRKQLPRRTFLKGLGTVIALPMLDAMTPALAATPKAPVRLAFLYVPNGVVNIDWWRPQGEGRNFEFSRLMKPLESLREDIFALSGLDDHNGNALGDGPGDHGRAGASFLSGVHCKKTAGADIQAGISADQFAAQALASQTRFPSLELGCEDSRTVGNCDSGYSCAYTNSISWRTPTQPNPPEINPRMAFERLFGTADLSLAPEVRARRAAYRKSILDMVREDTQKLTGTLGTNDKRKLDEYLFAVREIEQRIEKAEKENRDITPPFEKPAGIPTTFQEYVKLMCDIQMVAFQTDLTRVSTLMFAREGSMRVYPEIGINDPHHPLTHHRGIAEWIEKVAVINTYHVKLLAEYLQRLKDTKEGDGNLLDNSMIVYGAGISDGNKHNHEDLPIILAGRGGGAFKPGRHIFFKPGVPMTNLYLTLLDRMGVHPEKIGDSTGKFDHLSDLNRAA